Below is a window of Plasmodium brasilianum strain Bolivian I chromosome 14, whole genome shotgun sequence DNA.
TCTGTGCAAGCAAACACATTGGCTAAAGCATTGCGAGATAGCTGCATGAATACGAAATAACGTCAAAAAATGGAGTAACTCTTGTATAACGTTCAttaatattcattaaatGGACATTAgatatgcattatatatgcattaaatATGCGTCAGATATGCTTTGGCTATACATTGGATATGCATTGGCTATACATTGGATATGCATTGGCTATACATTAACTATACatttaacatttatattttgtttacaaaattaatttaaccaaaaaaattattttaaaagatggTTTAAGGATATACTTtcattggaaaaaaaaaaaaaaataaataaataaatgaacgaaACGAAATGAAATGAAACGAAGCTAAACGAAGAGAAGCGCAATGaattagaaaaaacaaaatagtttAAACGTAAAAAATAGTACAGCTTGCAGCAGCTTTCATTTGCTCAGTTACTAGTTGGGGTACtacatgtaaataaataaatgaataaatgaataaataaatatatatatatatatatatatacatatatctttatatatgtatgtatatatgtcaAGGTATGGGAGCAAATATTTGTCCGCATGCTCACTGTAAAAACgcagagaaaaaaaatatgtaccaAAGTTTGATGCAGTTTTCACAAATATTTTTCCCTCAGATGTTGTaattaaggaaaataaaaattatctagaaaattgataatttttttttttacttttttaattttttttttattttttaattttttttttattttttaattttttttttattttttatattaatatatagaacaaaatttcaaaaaaactTTTCATCTCGTTTTTACATGACAGTTGTAGAAgagaaaatttaatttttaaaaaaagtaaaatttatttttcagaaACAtggcattaaaaaaattatttattttttttaagtaataacgtacatacgtatacatccatatctatatatttctatatctatatatttctatatctatatatttctatatctatatatttctatatctatatatttctatatctatatatttctatatctatatatttctatatctatatatttctatatacatatatatatatatactgtaGTAACTAAAATGGAGGTATTCCTTACtattgaacaaaaaaaaaaaaaaaaaaaaagctcgGGGTCCCTTCACAGTGGTTTATAATTAGTAAGTACGTactcaaaaaataaataagccAACTtgaagtgtatatatatgtacatgcatacatcGAAGCgtctgtatatataaaagtgtCGTTGTACCGGAATAACGTAGTGGTGAAACACGTATACAGTTTTCTGCTTTATATATGTTGGTCATTTGAAATTTATGGCTTAAGGCAATATGTagttttgaaaaatattaattttatttttatagatgTGGTATATGCCATTGTTTTGTTACATAATTAACTTCTACACTGTTATGAaacgagaaaaaaaaaaaaatataataaaaaggaacacataaatatattttaaaataataccaTAAAATAggtatttaaaataataccaTAAAATAggtatttaaaataataccaTAAAATAGGTATTTAAAACAAACCGTAAAAACAGGCATATAAAACAAACCGTAAAAACAGGCATATAAAACAAACCGTAAAAACAGGGATTTAATATAGTAATAAGGGCGAACGTGTTGAAACCTTTTTCATGCTCTacatttccctttttttttcgagaaaaatattttttataaaacaagAATGCAGTATGTTGTACATAATTTTCAGCATGTggaatgtaaaataataaataatacattatatacgtataagagaagtattattatttcgtaTATTTCTGAAATTAAAGGAGCACATTAAGAGCGCTTTCGTGAATGCTCAACGTAGATGTATGTCCCATTAttcatacgtatatacatacatatatacaatacgtacatgtatgtactgtatgtatgaatatatgtacgaTACACGATTTCATTGATTGTCGagcattttttttcgaaTTGTTAACTTCCACACCTCTGAAACCCATCATCGCTTACATCGTGCACCTTACAAATGGACGAGGAGGGAGCAGAAAATGAAAGTATGTACAATATTGtccaagaaaaaaaaaataaaaaaataaaaaaaaaaaaattgaaaaaagagaagaatgTTAAGGTAAACGATATTGTAAGCTGCATTGCCTTTTTATCAAAAGATGAGAAGAAGATAGGAAGTAAAAAGGACCTGTGGAGGTATTCGCACATAAGAATagaatatgtacatatacgtatatgtaaaCGTATGATGTCTGCACATTTCTTTTCCTATATATActgtctttttttcatttttttcatttttttcatttttttttgtgtgtttATTCCTCTTATTCTGACGCAAATAGAAAAACTGTGCTACTACGTAATATATGCAATTCATATGCTATTTCGCGCGccatgtaatatatatatatatatatgtatatatagttaCATGCTAatgttttcatatatatatatatatatatgcttgaCGCAGCGAGGAGGACGAGTCTAGCTCAATCCGCGGAAAGAACAAATcaaagaagaaaaggaaaaaaaagagctaCGTATCGGAATCAAACGAATATATAGAGTTAGAAAACGTATTTAATGACGAACATGAATATCGAAAGGTGATAACTGAAGACAGCATTATAGCAAAtgataaaaagtatatatatgaagatGAGTTGCATTTAGAAACAGATGATGTTCTAATATTGAACGGTAAAATATATAGCGATGTAGGTACTCTAGAAACACACATCTTTAATTATGATgaagatatatttaatatatatgatgatgCAATAATAGATAACTACCCCTTATGTttacaaattataaacaCGTGTtcctattataaaaataagaatattgtAGCTATAGGTACtttaaataaagatatagGTCTATGGGatgtacataatattcaGGAGTTGGAGGCTTTGAGCTATTTAGGCAATAAGGACAGTAACGAGAGTGGTAGAAAAAAAGGCGGAGATACAAAAGATGGAAGTAAACGCTGCGGCGTTGATAAAAACGGacggaaaaaaagaagcagaCTATATGAGGACATACAAGATGATAAGTTACATGGTCATAGTGACTGCGTAACTTGCTTGaatttatcaaaattaaCACCAAATTTGTTATGCAGTGGTTCGAAAGATTGCTCCATAATACTGTGGGATCTGTCTATGCTTAGTCCTTTACATTCTTTTAACTttcataacaaaaaaattaataatatttcttttcataCAACTGATAGAAACATATTGCTCTCTACCTCCTCTGataaaactataaaaatattcgaTATACGAAAGAATACAGTAGCATTAAGCATTCCGTTTGACAAAACCCCAGAATCAACTATATGGAGTATATGGGATGAcagtataatattttcttctgaTGTTAAGGGGTATATAAATAAGGTAGATATACGTCAAGTTACATCATCATCAAAATCAGTACCATTTAATCGtgctaaaaataatattgtcCAGTTCAAGGCATTTAACAAATCGTGTGTTGCGTTACTGAGCCCTATTATAGATTACAAGAATTTGATATTGGCAGGATCAGAAGATGGAATTGTTAAGGTTTTCGACTTTAGCATCTTTACAGAAAGAGAACAGCCGCATTGTGTTTATACAAAGAACATGGACAGGGTAAGCGACCGACGAATGCACAAATGGGCATACtgtgtatatgcatacataaatacatacgttACCTATACTGAGATATATGTccttatacgtatatgtatgtatatcgAACATGTTACTGTTGAGTTGTGAGACACGCATGATGCCTACACTTGAATATCACCACTTAGcatattttaccttttttttctttttttttcttttttttagaatttattttgtatgcAGAATAATGAAGATTGGCCAAATGTCGTATTCTTAGGATGTGATCAATTATATGATTGGGATTTAAAATCTTGTAATGagataagaaaatattttaaaatgtgaaAAGACGAAGAATTGGAGGGGCAGAGTAACGATACATACTCATCTGTTGTTTACTTCTTCACCATCACTATCAGCtttacatgtacatttaATTTTCGTATCgcctttaaatttttttattttatttcttttcctcCATTTGATGTATATCTGTGATAAATTTTTgccatttttcatatttgcaaataattaaaaattaaccatgttctttttttttttttactctaCTACCCTTCCCGTCCAtctgaaataatttttttttttttctttttaatactaGACTTATACAAAACTTTATTtcatcttttaattttttttgtttgttcattttgttgCTCTCATAacttgttaatattttttctttgtgtATATCTTGACAAAATTTGTTAACCAATCTTACAAACTCGCATATTATATGAACACAcagatattttattctattttattttattctattttattttattctattctattttattttattctattttattttattctattttattttattctattttattttattctattttattctattttattttatttatttatttttttttttgtaaaatttagCGCTTCTTATCCTGTGCATAATAGGAGCTTtaccatttaaaaaaaaaaaaaggagagcGAAATTCGCCGCGGTTGATAAAAGCACATAGGGATCATTAAATTGCGTCCATATGTtcttaaatacatatatgtataagcatacgtatgtatgtacaagcatacttatgtatgtacaagcatacttatgtatgtacaagcatacttatgtatgtacaagcatacttatgtatatgtatgcgcGCGTTCTTCTTTTATGCCTGCATGAATTTAAATTGTTGGGAAAACCAAGCGAGATAAGAACTTCGCTTCTGTTCATTGAAACTTAAATGAGCAAACAAAAagagagagaaaaaaaaaaagaaaaaactaatatatcattacatatattttttgtatgtattttaCTTACAAGTGCTTTAGGTAGTCTGTTAGAGGGGCCTatctataaataaaaaagcatatacataaatcAGAGGTATTGtcatagaaaaaaaacaaaaaaaaaaaaaaataatcagagggaaataacaaaataaagaaaaataaactgaaataaaagaaaaataaactgaaataaaagaaaaataaactgaaataaaagaaaaataaactgaaataaaagaaaaaataaaataaaataaaggttTAACAAAACAACATAAAATTGAAGGTAGCACTTTTACCAAGAGGAAGAGTGTACCCGCCATCGTGTCAAATCGAATGTGCCTActtaaaatggaaaaaaaaaaaaaaaaaaaaaaaaaaaaaaaaaagtaactatacatgtatgtgtcacgtacatataatatataacatacgtttatatatcacatacatgtatatttgtatgtatgtacaatCCGTGCACTAACGAAACGACTGTTCGTTTGACGAAAACTTAAGTTTCTTATCCTTAAGCTGATCGTTAAAGtaagtttttttctttaaaaaaataagctaaaaaaaaaaaaaaaaaaaaaaaaaaaaaatgaaataaagaagaGAGTTTCATTACACAACagctttttaatttatatgattaaatatgtagttatatatatatatatatatatatatatatatatgtatgtacttttttagtatgaatttatatacttatgtaagTACGAATactgtatgtatatatgtatatgtttgcTTATATGCTGTTCGCATGTGTACAATAATACTACTTTGTTTTTGCATTCTTGTATATCTGTTATCTATTCGTGGGTGAACCttgcatttatttgtttgtttataaaataagttatagaagaaatattttgcagcatttttgaaaaaaaatcaaagctgaacttttttttttttatcctaatatttttattgaaagaaataa
It encodes the following:
- a CDS encoding periodic tryptophan protein 1 is translated as MDEEGAENESMYNIVQEKKNKKIKKKKLKKEKNVKVNDIVSCIAFLSKDEKKIGSKKDLWSEEDESSSIRGKNKSKKKRKKKSYVSESNEYIELENVFNDEHEYRKVITEDSIIANDKKYIYEDELHLETDDVLILNGKIYSDVGTLETHIFNYDEDIFNIYDDAIIDNYPLCLQIINTCSYYKNKNIVAIGTLNKDIGLWDVHNIQELEALSYLGNKDSNESGRKKGGDTKDGSKRCGVDKNGRKKRSRLYEDIQDDKLHGHSDCVTCLNLSKLTPNLLCSGSKDCSIILWDLSMLSPLHSFNFHNKKINNISFHTTDRNILLSTSSDKTIKIFDIRKNTVALSIPFDKTPESTIWSIWDDSIIFSSDVKGYINKVDIRQVTSSSKSVPFNRAKNNIVQFKAFNKSCVALLSPIIDYKNLILAGSEDGIVKVFDFSIFTEREQPHCVYTKNMDRNLFCMQNNEDWPNVVFLGCDQLYDWDLKSCNEIRKYFKM